Proteins found in one Salvia splendens isolate huo1 chromosome 10, SspV2, whole genome shotgun sequence genomic segment:
- the LOC121750147 gene encoding sugiol synthase-like has product MDSFPFLAALFLITAATWFLTSRRRKNLPPGPFPYPIVGNMLQLGTQPHETFAKLSKKYGPLMSVNLGSLYTVIVSSPEMTKEIMHKHGHVFSGRTIAQAVEACGHDKISMGFLPVGGEWRDMRKICKEQMFSHQSMEDSQDLRKLKLQQLLDHAQKCCDEGRAIDIREAAFITTLNLMSATLFSLQATEFDSMVTMEFKEIIEGVASIVGVPNFADFFPILRPFDPQGVKRRADVYFGRLLALIEGYLNERIQSKKTNPNAPKKDDFLETLVDILAANDYKLKTHHLTHLMLDLFVGGSETSTTELEWIMEELMSHPDKMAKVKAELKSVMGDQKVVDERQMPNLPYLQAVVKESMRLHPPGPLLLPRKAESDQVVNGYLIPKGTQVLINAWAMGRDESIWKNPNTFEPERFLDQKIDFKGQDYELIPFGSGRRVCPGMPLANRILHTVTATLVHNFDWKLERPDASDAERQGVLFGFAVRRAVPLKVIPFKQ; this is encoded by the exons ATGGACTCCTTCCCTTTCCTCGCTGCGCTATTCCTCATCACCGCCGCCACATGGTTCCTCACCTCCAGGCGGCGGAAGAATCTCCCGCCGGGCCCCTTCCCCTACCCGATCGTCGGAAACATGCTCCAGCTCGGCACTCAGCCTCACGAAACATTCGCAAAGCTATCAAAGAAATACGGCCCTCTGATGTCGGTGAACCTCGGCAGCCTATACACCGTGATCGTGTCCTCCCCGGAGATGACCAAGGAGATCATGCACAAGCACGGCCATGTGTTCTCCGGCCGCACCATCGCCCAGGCCGTGGAGGCGTGCGGCCACGACAAGATCTCCATGGGGTTCCTCCCCGTGGGGGGCGAGTGGCGCGACATGCGCAAGATCTGCAAGGAGCAGATGTTCTCTCACCAGAGCATGGAAGACAGCCAGGACCTCCGCAAGCTCAAGCTGCAGCAGCTCCTCGACCACGCCCAGAAATGCTGTGATGAAGGCCGCGCCATTGATATTCGCGAGGCCGCTTTTATCACCACGCTCAACCTCATGTCCGCCACTCTGTTCTCGTTGCAGGCGACTGAGTTTGACTCCATGGTCACCATGGAGTTCAAGGAGATCATTGAGGGCGTCGCGAGCATCGTTGGTGTGCCTAACTTCGCCGACTTCTTCCCCATCCTCCGCCCCTTTGACCCGCAGGGGGTCAAGCGCAGGGCGGATGTCTACTTTGGTAGATTGCTCGCTTTGATCGAGGGCTATCTCAATGAGAGAATCCAATCCAAGAAGACTAACCCGAATGCTCCCAAGAAAGATGACTTCCTTGAGACACTCGTGGATATTCTTGCGGCCAACGATTACAAGCTGAAGACTCACCACCTCACCCATCTCATGCTG GACTTGTTCGTTGGAGGATCAGAAACGAGCACAACCGAGCTAGAGTGGATAATGGAGGAGCTAATGTCGCACCCCGACAAGATGGCGAAGGTGAAGGCGGAGCTCAAGAGCGTGATGGGTGACCAAAAGGTGGTGGACGAAAGGCAGATGCCGAATCTCCCATATCTGCAAGCAGTGGTGAAGGAGTCGATGCGCCTCCACCCACCGGGGCCTCTGCTTCTCCCCCGGAAGGCGGAGAGCGACCAAGTGGTGAACGGATACCTCATCCCGAAGGGGACTCAGGTGCTGATCAACGCGTGGGCCATGGGCCGAGACGAGTCCATATGGAAGAACCCAAATACGTTTGAGCCGGAGCGGTTCTTGGATCAAAAAATTGACTTCAAAGGGCAGGATTACGAGCTGATTCCGTTTGGGTCGGGGAGAAGGGTGTGCCCGGGCATGCCATTGGCCAACCGGATCTTGCACACGGTGACGGCCACGCTGGTTCACAACTTCGACTGGAAACTGGAGCGGCCGGATGCAAGTGATGCGGAGCGCCAGGGTGTGTTGTTTGGGTTTGCGGTGCGGAGGGCTGTTCCACTCAAGGTCATCCCATTTAAGCAATGA